ttatcctttgtttacctataaagagatagcgtgcaaagaacttgacaaacttGATCcagggggtatataagattgagCCCGGTCAACTTTAGGATGattttacttggttttttttaatcaaatttcagATGGCTTAGTACCCACACATATATACTTGGGACCTTTATTTCATActataaaatttacaaattgttTTCAGATACAGAGGACACAAAACTCACTAACAAATCTCATCATTGCAAAGTTCTATTTGATCTTAAAATGTCCCTGAACTACACAGCTTCATATGATGACTTCTCCAAACCATTTGCCTCCATCTGATAATCGATCCATTCACGCAAATAAGCCACATCAGTATAGCCACCGGGGAGGCCTGCAAAGCAGGATGCACCAAACGATGTTATGCCAATTTGGTGATAGACCTCTGCCGTGGGATTGGATGCTATGCGAGTAACCAATGGGGCTCCAGAGTCACCGGAACAAGTATCAGTGCCATTGCGACCAACGGCACAGAGTACAGATCTATCAAGGTGCAATTGCAAATTATTTTGGCAAGTCGTCCTGTCTACAGTATTCAAAATTATGCGCTTCATTCTTTGGCTAGTGGAACTGAGCAAAGCGGTATTGCCCCAGCCGGTGGCATAGCAAAGAATTCCATCAGCAGTCACATGATTGAGAGGAGGCAGACATATCGTGTTGATGTGGGGACCCAAAGTGAAGGGCTCATTCACAATTATCAATGCTATATCCTTGCTACGCTCATGCATGGCAGGATGGGTTATGGTTTTCTCCACACTTCTCTCTTGATAGGGTAGATGTTCATTTTTCACCACACGATCCCATAGGCCAGCTCGTATTTTTAAACTATTGGCATCGCCTCGCAGCACACATTGTCCAGCGGTAAGCACCACCTTGGGATGAATTAGGGAGCCAACACAAAAAACTGTTCCTTCTTTGTTTATGTCCACAGTCCAGGGGAATTCGCCAAATTCACTTTCTGCCACATGCAATGGCCTACCAACTGATGCTCCCACAGCAACTCCTCCGACATTTCTTTTGCCACATTTAATGGGTGCCACAACTGCTCCAGCATGGGTGTTAGCCACCAACAGACAAAGGACAGTAAGTCCCAAAAATGTGATGGATTTCAGCATTTTCCGATAGCAAATCTCTACTGTTTCGAATCTGAATGTCTTCTACTCTACAAACGCCGTATCTTTGTATTTTTATAAGATTCCGCTGAAGAGAAGATTGTTTTGATTGTTTATTTCACATTTCATATTGATAAGTAAAtatgaaaaatcaaaaataatattttgtgaGTAAAATTTGTTTGTGCTCAAAATAAATATCAACACCAGGGGTCCCCTACCTTTTAAATAAAATCCAAAATTAGTTCCTCTTTAGGTTAGTTTCGAAATTTCTCCTGTGTGTATAGTATATGGCATTGCTGGACTGTTGGCAATTTCATTCATATTTTTTGTGAGTTTGATAAGCTTTTGAGTTTATTGAATTCCAAAAATGTGAACTTTGAAAAATGCATGCGATAACCGTCTACTGCAATTTCCATGTAAAGTCTCCGCCATCGTGTTATCACATAAGGGGTCATtacttttgtataaaatttgacttttaaaaaaaataaatttaataaaaactaaTAAACTTTAACGAATGGCTAACATTGAATAAATCAATggtaaaatcgatttatattgaatgaattttatGTTCCTCGGGGGTGATAATTTAgttttgatgatatttttacacccaccaccataggatgcaaatgcaaattttgcccattccaATATTTCACtaagaaaacttctcacatattaatgagtgcagtccgattcaagtttaagctcaatgataaggggcctcctttttatagacgagtccgaacagcgtgctgcagtgcgacacctctttggagagaagttttacatagtacctcacaaatgttgccagcattaggaggggaaaaccaccgctgaaattttttttctgatggtattgctagaattcgaacccaggcgttcaacgtcattgCTATGGACATGCCaatctttgcgctacggtggcctccaccataggatgggggtatactaatctagtcattccgtttgtaacacctcgaaatattgatctaggaccccataaggtatacacattattgatcgtctcaacattctgattcgaactagccatgtccgtccatccgtccgtctatcgaaatcatgatagctgtGCAAAAccacttgaagttttgcacagatactttctattgatgtaggtcgttggggatttcaaatgggtcatattggttcacatttggatatagctcccatataaaccgataacccgatttgacttcttgagcccatggaagtcacattttttgtccgatttggatgaacttTTGCTCATTACTATGAGCAAAAATCTGTTATgactaacaattgtgccaagtactgtccaaatcggtcaagaatctgatatagctcacatataaaccgatcaccagttttgactacttgagcccatggaagccacaattttggctaaaattttgcacatactgttccgttatgacttccaataactttgccaagtacggtctaaatcggtcaagaatctgatatagctcgcatacaaaccgttctcccgattacacttcttgagcccatggaagccacattttttgtccgatttagctgaaattttgtacgtggtgttctgttatgacttccaacaattgtgccaagtaaggtccaaatcggtcaagaatctgatatagctcgcatataaaccgttctcccgatttcacttcttgagcccatagaagccacatttttttccgatttagctgaaattttgtacatagtgttctgttatgattcccaacaactgtgccaagtaaggttcaaatcggtcaagaacctgctattgctaccatataaatcaatcttccgatttgacttcttgagccctagccAGCCGCGATTtgtatacgattttgctgaaattttgcaaatagtgttctgttatgactctcaacaactgcgccaagtacggtccaatttggtctataactaaatatagctcccatattttagcagaatccatggtggtggcttcccaagattcagcccggcacgcttttatttgtttttatacccaccaccgaaggatgggggtatattcattttgtcattccgtttgcaacacatcgaaatattcatttccgaccctataaagtatatatattcttgatcagcgtaaaaatctaagacgatctagccatgtccgtccgtctgtccgtctgtcagttgaaatcacgctacagtctttaaaaatagagatattgagctgaaattttgcacagattcttttttcgtccataagcaggttaagtttgaagatgggctatatcggactatatcttgatatagcccccatatagaccgatccgccgatttagggtcttaggccaataaaagccacatttattatccgattttgttgaaatttgggacagtgagttgtgttaggcccttcgacatcctttgtcaatttggctcagatcggtccagatttggatatagctgccatatagaccgatcctccgatttagggtataaagcccataaaagccacatttatagtccgatttcgctgaaatttgggacagtgagttgtcttaggccctttgacatgtttcttcaatttggtccagatcggttaagatttggatatagctgccatatagaccgatcctccggtttagggtcttaggcccacaaaagccacatttattatccgattttgatgaaattcgggggagtgaattgtgtaaagcccatcaacatccttcgttaatttggctcagatcggtccagatttggatatagctgccatatagatcgatcctccgatttatggtgaaaggcccataatagccacatttattatcccattttgctgaaatttgggacagtgagatgtgttaggccctttgacatatttcttcaatttggtccacatcggttcaaatttggatatagctgccatatagaccgatttcttgatttatggttttgggcccataaaatgctcatttattgcccgatgtccccgaaatttggaacagtgagttaagttaagccccttgacatacttctgcaataccgcacagatcggtccagatttggatatagctgccatatagaccgatatctaggttttaggttttggggccataaaagacgcatttattgtccgatgtcgctgaaattttagacagtgagtttggataggctcttcgacgtccttcttaaattttgcccagatcggtccagatttgaatatagctgccatatagaccgatctctggatttaaggtttagggcccataaaagaggcatttattgtccgatttcgccgaaatttgggacagtgcttagtgttaggctcttcgacatgtttatgcaacttggcccaaatcggtccagatttggatatagctgccatgtagagcgatatctcgatttaaagtcttggccccataaaaggcgcatatataatccgatttcactgaaatttgacacagtgacttatgttcggcttttcgacatccgtgtcgtatatagttcagatcggtatgaggtatatga
This Stomoxys calcitrans chromosome 2, idStoCalc2.1, whole genome shotgun sequence DNA region includes the following protein-coding sequences:
- the LOC106080361 gene encoding phenoloxidase-activating factor 2; the encoded protein is MLKSITFLGLTVLCLLVANTHAGAVVAPIKCGKRNVGGVAVGASVGRPLHVAESEFGEFPWTVDINKEGTVFCVGSLIHPKVVLTAGQCVLRGDANSLKIRAGLWDRVVKNEHLPYQERSVEKTITHPAMHERSKDIALIIVNEPFTLGPHINTICLPPLNHVTADGILCYATGWGNTALLSSTSQRMKRIILNTVDRTTCQNNLQLHLDRSVLCAVGRNGTDTCSGDSGAPLVTRIASNPTAEVYHQIGITSFGASCFAGLPGGYTDVAYLREWIDYQMEANGLEKSSYEAV